In one Bosea sp. RAC05 genomic region, the following are encoded:
- the pcaC gene encoding 4-carboxymuconolactone decarboxylase, which yields MDDKTRYAEGMTTRRAVLGGAYVDKASSGLTDFNGEWQEFITRTAWNDIWNRPGLPRRERSIIVLAIAASLGAWGEFRIHVRGALNNGLSRDDIKEVLMQTAIYAGVPAANHAFKEAASVFAEIEAEAAKG from the coding sequence ATGGACGACAAGACCCGCTACGCCGAGGGCATGACCACACGCCGCGCCGTGCTCGGCGGTGCTTATGTCGACAAGGCCAGTTCCGGCCTGACCGACTTCAACGGCGAATGGCAGGAGTTCATCACCCGCACCGCCTGGAACGACATCTGGAACCGGCCGGGCCTGCCCCGGCGCGAGCGCTCGATCATCGTGCTGGCGATCGCCGCCTCGCTCGGCGCCTGGGGCGAGTTCCGCATCCATGTCCGCGGCGCGCTCAACAATGGCCTGAGCCGCGACGACATCAAGGAGGTGCTGATGCAGACGGCGATCTATGCCGGCGTGCCGGCCGCCAACCACGCCTTCAAGGAAGCTGCGAGCGTCTTCGCCGAAATAGAGGCGGAGGCCGCCAAAGGGTGA
- a CDS encoding flavin reductase family protein — MTEALHPLPRALPEAASFRDAMARVASAVHVVTTRGPEGRAGLTATAVASVSDSPPTVLVCIARPSRTLAVIEAAGLFCINTLPGDALDLAEIFASRRGIEGEARFSTHDWKPLVTGAPVLSDAVAAFDCRLTAIHDVATHRILIGEVVGLGGAAAAPGSSLIYRQRSFQAV, encoded by the coding sequence ATGACCGAAGCCCTCCACCCCTTGCCCCGGGCGCTTCCCGAGGCCGCGTCCTTCCGCGATGCGATGGCGCGCGTCGCCAGCGCCGTCCATGTCGTCACGACCCGTGGGCCGGAGGGCCGTGCCGGCCTTACCGCCACGGCGGTCGCCTCCGTCTCGGATTCGCCGCCGACGGTGCTGGTCTGCATCGCCAGGCCGAGCCGGACGCTGGCCGTGATCGAGGCGGCCGGCCTGTTTTGCATCAACACCTTGCCGGGCGATGCGCTCGACCTGGCCGAGATCTTCGCCAGCCGGCGCGGAATCGAGGGCGAGGCGCGCTTCTCCACCCACGACTGGAAGCCGCTCGTCACCGGCGCTCCGGTCCTGTCGGATGCGGTGGCGGCCTTCGACTGCCGGCTCACCGCGATCCACGACGTCGCGACGCACCGCATCCTGATCGGGGAGGTGGTGGGTCTCGGCGGCGCGGCGGCGGCGCCTGGCAGCAGCCTGATCTATCGGCAGCGCAGCTTTCAGGCGGTCTAG
- a CDS encoding cupin domain-containing protein → MAFTCTIPASPTVQQDDDTLRITRWDFEPGAVTGWHSHGWPYFVVMLVAGTLRIHDGTKTTDVPLAQGQAYMRPAGIQHDVMNGSDHPIAFVEIEVKRPGALAELSLP, encoded by the coding sequence ATGGCCTTCACCTGCACGATTCCCGCCTCGCCGACGGTCCAGCAGGACGACGACACCCTCCGCATCACCCGCTGGGATTTCGAGCCCGGCGCCGTCACCGGCTGGCACAGCCATGGCTGGCCCTATTTCGTCGTGATGCTGGTCGCCGGCACGCTGCGCATCCATGACGGCACGAAGACGACGGACGTGCCCCTCGCCCAGGGCCAGGCCTATATGCGCCCCGCCGGCATCCAGCATGACGTCATGAACGGCTCCGACCACCCGATCGCCTTCGTCGAGATCGAGGTGAAGCGGCCGGGCGCGCTCGCGGAGCTGTCGCTGCCATGA
- a CDS encoding NAD(P)/FAD-dependent oxidoreductase, translated as MKIAIIGAGIVGCAIAHALLDEGHEVLILDKEGPGFGPSRGNAGWMAHTDILPIASPKILRQVPKFLLDPLGPLAIRPAYFPKLLPWLLRFVLAARPQAYEKSIQGIGALQQRALPAWLARAQQAGLESHIHHKGGLYAFTDRGAFEEAAGIAKRQAEFGIRVEMVGPEELRQFEPALKDAFVGAAFHPDTAHISDPLQLTMALFETALARGATFEKAEITNISTGDRPALIGADGFQRVVDRAVVAAGAWSKPLATALGDTVPLDTERGYNVSFPGITGLTTRPIGFEGHGFVMTPLQSGLRIGGAVEFGGLEAAPNHARTKILYDKATRFVEGLPAFETGTLWMGFRPSMPDSLPVIGKATRNPHVVYAFGHGHYGMTQSTVTADLVAALVAGREPAIDLAPFSPQRF; from the coding sequence ATGAAGATCGCCATCATCGGGGCCGGCATCGTCGGCTGCGCCATCGCCCACGCCCTGCTCGACGAGGGCCACGAGGTCCTGATCCTCGACAAGGAGGGGCCGGGCTTCGGCCCCTCGCGCGGCAATGCCGGCTGGATGGCCCATACCGACATCCTGCCGATCGCCAGCCCCAAGATCCTCAGGCAGGTGCCGAAATTCCTGCTCGACCCGCTGGGGCCGCTGGCGATCCGCCCCGCCTATTTCCCAAAACTCCTGCCCTGGCTGCTGCGTTTCGTGCTGGCGGCGCGGCCGCAGGCCTATGAGAAGTCGATCCAGGGCATCGGCGCGCTGCAGCAGCGCGCTTTGCCCGCCTGGCTAGCCCGCGCCCAGCAGGCCGGCCTCGAGAGCCACATCCACCACAAGGGCGGGCTCTACGCCTTCACCGACCGGGGCGCCTTCGAGGAGGCCGCGGGAATCGCCAAGCGTCAGGCGGAGTTCGGCATCCGGGTCGAGATGGTCGGCCCCGAGGAACTGCGCCAGTTCGAGCCAGCGCTGAAGGACGCCTTCGTCGGCGCCGCCTTCCACCCCGACACCGCCCATATCAGCGATCCCCTGCAGCTGACGATGGCGCTGTTCGAGACGGCTCTGGCGCGCGGCGCCACCTTCGAGAAAGCCGAGATCACCAACATCTCGACCGGCGATCGCCCGGCCCTGATCGGTGCCGACGGCTTCCAGCGCGTCGTCGACCGCGCGGTCGTCGCCGCCGGAGCCTGGTCGAAGCCGCTGGCCACGGCACTCGGCGACACGGTGCCGCTCGACACCGAGCGCGGCTACAATGTCAGCTTCCCCGGCATCACCGGGCTGACGACGCGCCCGATCGGATTCGAGGGCCACGGCTTCGTGATGACGCCGCTGCAGAGCGGGCTGCGCATCGGCGGCGCGGTCGAGTTCGGCGGGCTGGAGGCCGCCCCCAACCATGCCCGCACGAAGATCCTCTACGACAAGGCCACCCGCTTCGTGGAGGGTCTGCCGGCCTTCGAGACCGGCACCCTCTGGATGGGCTTCAGGCCCTCCATGCCCGACTCGCTGCCGGTGATCGGCAAGGCGACCCGCAACCCGCATGTCGTCTACGCCTTTGGCCACGGCCATTACGGCATGACACAGTCGACCGTGACGGCCGATCTCGTGGCGGCGCTGGTCGCAGGCCGCGAACCGGCGATCGACCTTGCCCCCTTCAGCCCGCAGCGCTTTTGA
- a CDS encoding 4-hydroxyproline epimerase — protein MSTHTFFCVDGHTCGNPVRMVAGGAPPLKGANMVEKRAHFLAEYDWIRTGLMFEPRGHDVMSGSILYPPTRDDADIAFLFIETSGCLPMCGHGTIGTVTMALERGLVTPREEGVLKIDTPAGLVTARYTRNGDYVDNVRITNIASYLHATGLTAEIEELGEVTVDVAYGGNFYAIVDPQDAFRDIADINPSDIQRWSPKLRAALNAKYQFIHPENPAINGLSHILWTGAPTKPEAHARNAVFYGDKAIDRSPCGTGTSSRMAQWAAQGKLQVGDDFVHESIIGTMFRGRVEATAQVGPFEGIIPSIEGWARMTGYNTIFIDDRDPLAHGFLVTDRP, from the coding sequence ATGAGCACCCACACTTTTTTCTGCGTCGACGGCCACACCTGCGGCAACCCGGTGCGCATGGTCGCGGGCGGCGCCCCGCCGCTCAAGGGCGCCAACATGGTCGAGAAGCGGGCGCATTTCCTGGCGGAATATGACTGGATCCGCACCGGGCTGATGTTCGAGCCGCGCGGCCACGACGTCATGTCCGGCTCGATCCTCTACCCGCCGACGCGCGACGACGCCGACATCGCCTTCCTCTTCATCGAGACCTCGGGCTGCCTGCCGATGTGCGGCCACGGCACCATCGGCACGGTGACGATGGCGCTGGAGCGCGGCCTCGTCACGCCGCGCGAGGAGGGCGTGCTGAAGATCGACACGCCCGCCGGGCTGGTGACGGCGCGCTACACCCGCAATGGCGACTATGTCGACAATGTCCGCATCACCAACATCGCCTCCTATCTCCATGCGACGGGCCTGACCGCGGAGATCGAGGAACTCGGCGAGGTCACGGTCGACGTCGCCTATGGCGGCAATTTCTATGCGATCGTCGACCCGCAGGACGCCTTCCGCGACATTGCCGACATCAACCCATCCGACATCCAGCGCTGGAGCCCGAAGCTGCGCGCTGCGCTGAACGCCAAGTACCAGTTCATCCACCCCGAGAACCCGGCGATCAACGGGCTCTCGCACATCCTCTGGACGGGCGCGCCGACCAAGCCCGAGGCCCATGCCCGCAACGCCGTGTTCTACGGCGACAAGGCGATCGACCGCTCGCCCTGCGGCACCGGCACCTCCTCGCGCATGGCGCAGTGGGCGGCACAGGGAAAGCTCCAGGTCGGCGACGATTTCGTCCACGAGAGCATCATCGGCACGATGTTCCGCGGCCGCGTCGAGGCCACGGCCCAGGTCGGCCCCTTCGAGGGCATCATCCCCTCGATCGAGGGCTGGGCCCGCATGACCGGCTACAACACGATCTTCATCGACGACCGCGACCCGCTCGCGCATGGTTTCCTTGTGACCGATCGCCCCTGA
- a CDS encoding branched-chain amino acid ABC transporter permease, whose translation MEVFLQQLINGLTLGSIYGLIAIGYTMVFGIIGMVNFAHGDIFMLSAFIALIFFMLIASWFGAGLIVVALIVVLVLAMFFTSLWNWAIERVAYRPLRGSFRLAPLISAIGMSIFLMNFVQVVQGPRNKSTPPMLNKSITLIESATYSVQISYKQIVIIVTTAVLLAAFWYIVQKTPLGRAQRACEQDRKMAALLGIDVDRTISITFIMGAALAAVAGVMYLVLYGVVSFHDGFVPGVKAFTAAVLGGIGSLPGAVIGGLLIGLIEVMWSAYFTIDYKDVAAFCILAIVLVFMPSGLLGRPEVEKV comes from the coding sequence ATGGAAGTGTTCCTGCAGCAGCTCATCAACGGGCTGACCCTGGGGTCGATCTACGGCCTCATCGCCATCGGCTACACGATGGTCTTCGGCATCATCGGCATGGTGAACTTCGCCCATGGCGACATTTTCATGCTCTCGGCCTTCATCGCGCTGATCTTCTTCATGCTGATCGCCTCCTGGTTCGGGGCCGGGCTGATCGTGGTCGCGCTGATCGTCGTGCTGGTGCTGGCGATGTTCTTCACCTCGCTCTGGAACTGGGCGATCGAGCGCGTCGCCTACCGCCCCCTGCGCGGCTCCTTCCGCCTCGCCCCGCTGATCTCGGCGATCGGCATGTCGATCTTCCTGATGAACTTCGTCCAGGTCGTGCAGGGCCCGCGCAACAAGTCGACGCCGCCGATGCTCAACAAGTCGATCACGCTGATCGAGAGCGCGACCTATTCGGTCCAGATTTCCTACAAGCAGATCGTCATCATCGTGACGACCGCGGTGCTGCTGGCCGCCTTCTGGTACATCGTGCAGAAGACGCCGCTCGGCCGCGCCCAGCGCGCCTGCGAGCAGGACCGCAAGATGGCCGCCCTGCTCGGCATCGACGTCGACCGCACGATCTCGATCACCTTCATCATGGGCGCCGCGCTCGCGGCGGTGGCCGGCGTGATGTATCTCGTCCTCTACGGCGTGGTGAGTTTCCATGACGGCTTCGTGCCGGGGGTGAAGGCCTTTACCGCGGCCGTGCTCGGCGGCATCGGCTCGCTGCCCGGCGCCGTCATCGGCGGCCTGCTGATAGGGCTGATCGAGGTGATGTGGTCGGCCTATTTCACCATCGACTACAAGGACGTCGCCGCTTTCTGCATCCTGGCGATCGTGCTGGTCTTCATGCCCTCGGGCCTGCTCGGCCGTCCCGAAGTCGAGAAGGTCTAA
- the livM gene encoding high-affinity branched-chain amino acid ABC transporter permease LivM, which translates to MAKPATPSAAPAAASQRDWHAAFKEAAFAALVTFGLCIPIIAWGTRQNMDNVLVLDPRWDAVAWAVAIVFVGRFVIALRQQTKASRQSLVRFLPQGTAAFFQRHSRKFSLFGLGFLVTFPIIAINLAGWGGALKWIDNFGIQILIYVMLGWGLNIVVGLAGLLDLGYVAFYAVGAYSYALLAKNFGLSFWILLPLSGILAAFWGMLLGFPVLRLRGDYLAIVTLAFGEIIRLVLINWVDFSGGYAGISGIPRPTFFGIPFNASDTGFAAVFGLEFTPLYRTIFLYYLILCLALLTAFVTLRLRRLPVGRAWEALREDEIACRSLGINTTSTKLTAFSIGAMFGGFAGAFFSARQGFISPESFVFMESAVILAIVVLGGMGSLWGCAIAAIVMIGGTELLRELDWLKAVFGNDFDPTKYRMLIFGLAMVLIMIWKPRGLISTREPTAFLKEKKAISSDMVQEGHG; encoded by the coding sequence ATGGCCAAGCCCGCGACCCCATCCGCAGCGCCCGCCGCCGCTTCGCAGCGCGACTGGCACGCCGCCTTCAAGGAAGCCGCCTTCGCCGCCCTCGTGACGTTCGGTCTCTGCATCCCGATCATCGCCTGGGGCACCCGCCAGAACATGGACAACGTCCTGGTTCTGGACCCGCGCTGGGACGCGGTCGCCTGGGCGGTCGCCATCGTCTTCGTCGGCCGCTTCGTCATCGCGCTGCGCCAGCAGACCAAGGCCAGCCGGCAATCGCTGGTGCGGTTCCTGCCGCAGGGCACCGCCGCCTTCTTCCAGCGCCATTCGCGCAAGTTCTCGCTCTTTGGCCTGGGCTTCCTCGTCACCTTCCCGATCATCGCGATCAATCTGGCGGGCTGGGGCGGCGCGCTGAAGTGGATCGACAATTTCGGCATCCAGATCCTGATCTACGTCATGCTCGGCTGGGGGCTGAACATCGTCGTCGGCCTCGCCGGCCTGCTCGATCTCGGCTACGTCGCCTTCTATGCCGTCGGCGCCTATTCCTACGCGCTGCTGGCCAAGAACTTCGGCCTGTCCTTCTGGATCCTGCTGCCGCTGTCGGGCATCCTCGCCGCCTTCTGGGGCATGCTGCTCGGCTTCCCCGTGCTGCGCCTGCGCGGCGACTATCTGGCGATCGTGACGCTCGCCTTCGGCGAGATCATCCGCCTCGTCCTGATCAACTGGGTCGATTTCTCCGGCGGCTATGCCGGCATCTCCGGCATCCCGCGCCCGACCTTCTTCGGCATCCCCTTCAACGCCAGCGACACCGGCTTCGCCGCCGTGTTCGGGCTCGAATTCACCCCGCTCTACCGCACGATCTTCCTCTACTATCTGATCCTGTGCCTCGCCCTGCTGACGGCCTTTGTGACGCTGCGCCTGCGCCGCCTGCCGGTCGGGCGCGCCTGGGAGGCGTTGCGCGAGGACGAGATCGCCTGCCGCTCGCTCGGCATCAACACGACCTCGACCAAGCTCACCGCCTTCTCGATCGGCGCCATGTTCGGCGGCTTCGCCGGCGCCTTCTTCTCGGCCCGCCAGGGCTTCATCTCGCCGGAATCCTTCGTCTTCATGGAATCGGCGGTGATCCTGGCGATCGTGGTGCTCGGCGGCATGGGCTCGCTCTGGGGCTGCGCCATCGCCGCGATCGTGATGATCGGCGGCACGGAGCTGCTGCGCGAGCTCGACTGGCTGAAGGCGGTGTTCGGCAATGATTTCGACCCGACCAAATACCGCATGCTGATCTTCGGCCTCGCCATGGTGCTGATCATGATCTGGAAGCCGCGCGGCCTGATCTCGACGCGCGAACCGACCGCCTTCCTGAAGGAGAAGAAGGCGATCTCCTCCGACATGGTCCAGGAGGGGCACGGCTGA
- a CDS encoding ABC transporter ATP-binding protein, giving the protein MLQTENPAPLATQPQGQPLLSVRGVKTYYGKIIALKGVDMDVHQGEIVTLIGANGAGKSTLMMTIFGNPQAREGTITYEGRDITKMPSHLIARLGIAQSPEGRRIFPRMTVFENLQMGAALRDLSHFDEDLEQICTLFPRIRERLQQRGGTLSGGEQQMVAIARALMARPKLLLLDEPSLGLAPLIVKQIFEAIRELNRTQGLTVFLVEQNAFHALKLAHRGYVMVNGVITMSGSGKDLLANPQVRAAYLEGGRH; this is encoded by the coding sequence ATGCTGCAGACCGAGAACCCCGCCCCTTTGGCCACGCAACCGCAGGGCCAGCCGCTGCTCAGCGTGCGCGGCGTCAAGACCTATTACGGCAAGATCATCGCCCTCAAGGGCGTCGACATGGACGTCCACCAGGGCGAGATCGTCACGCTGATCGGCGCCAACGGCGCCGGCAAGTCGACGCTGATGATGACGATCTTCGGCAATCCGCAGGCCCGCGAGGGCACGATCACCTATGAGGGCCGCGACATCACGAAGATGCCGAGCCACCTGATCGCGCGCCTGGGGATCGCCCAGTCGCCGGAGGGGCGCCGCATCTTCCCGCGCATGACCGTCTTCGAGAACCTCCAGATGGGCGCCGCGCTGCGCGACCTCTCGCATTTCGACGAGGATCTCGAGCAGATCTGCACGCTGTTCCCGCGCATCCGCGAGCGCCTGCAGCAGCGCGGCGGCACGCTCTCGGGCGGCGAGCAGCAGATGGTGGCGATCGCCCGCGCGCTGATGGCGCGGCCCAAGCTGCTGCTGCTGGACGAACCCTCGCTCGGCCTCGCCCCGCTGATCGTCAAGCAGATCTTCGAGGCGATCCGCGAACTCAACCGGACGCAGGGGCTGACCGTCTTCCTCGTCGAGCAGAACGCCTTCCACGCGCTCAAGCTCGCCCATCGCGGCTATGTCATGGTCAACGGCGTCATCACCATGAGCGGCTCGGGCAAGGACCTGCTCGCCAATCCGCAGGTTCGCGCCGCCTATCTCGAAGGCGGGAGGCACTGA
- a CDS encoding DUF6867 family protein, whose protein sequence is MQGILYEEPTVWLFLLVTVVMGGWLAWMTGRAMALTWKPTVQLVLYILVLGMVVRFIHFALFEATLLTLHFYIVDTIILMGFGFAGWRYNRAGQMTRQYRWLFERTGPFTWKPRAGAEIPQKLA, encoded by the coding sequence ATGCAGGGCATTCTCTACGAAGAGCCGACCGTCTGGCTGTTCCTGCTGGTCACGGTGGTGATGGGCGGCTGGCTCGCCTGGATGACGGGCCGGGCCATGGCGCTGACCTGGAAGCCGACCGTCCAGCTCGTGCTCTACATCCTGGTGCTGGGGATGGTGGTGCGGTTCATCCATTTCGCCCTGTTCGAGGCGACGCTGCTGACGCTGCATTTCTACATCGTCGACACCATCATCCTGATGGGCTTCGGCTTCGCCGGCTGGCGCTACAACCGCGCCGGGCAGATGACGCGGCAGTATCGCTGGCTCTTCGAGCGGACCGGCCCGTTCACCTGGAAACCGCGCGCTGGCGCCGAAATTCCGCAGAAACTCGCCTGA
- a CDS encoding branched-chain amino acid ABC transporter substrate-binding protein yields MKKLLLSSIALGAVLAFSGVANAQLKIGVAGPITGPNAAFGAQLKNGTEQAVEDINAAGGILGQKLVLSVGDDVSDPKQGVSVANKFVGDGVKWVVGHFNSGVVMPASEVYAENGILMISPSATNPKITERGLWNVFRTCGRDDQQGEVAAAYIAKNFKDKKIAVIHDKTTYGQGLADETRKGLTKAGIKDVLYEGVNAGEKDFSALISKIKAVGADYIYWGGLHTEGGLIVRQMRDQGVKAVMISGDGITTDEFATIGGPGVEGTLMTFPPDPQKRPEAAAVVQKFAAKNFKPEAYTLYSYAAVQVMAEGAKRANSLDPKKVAEALRGGAPVKTVIGDLAFDKKGDITRPDYTMYTWKKGADGKITYIEN; encoded by the coding sequence ATGAAGAAACTGCTGTTGAGCAGCATCGCGCTCGGCGCGGTCCTCGCCTTCTCGGGCGTGGCCAATGCCCAGCTCAAGATCGGCGTCGCCGGCCCGATCACCGGCCCGAACGCCGCCTTCGGCGCCCAGCTCAAGAACGGGACGGAGCAGGCCGTCGAGGACATCAACGCCGCCGGCGGCATCCTCGGCCAGAAGCTCGTGCTCTCGGTCGGCGACGACGTCTCCGATCCCAAGCAGGGCGTCTCGGTCGCCAACAAGTTCGTCGGCGACGGCGTCAAGTGGGTCGTCGGGCACTTCAACTCCGGCGTCGTCATGCCGGCCTCGGAAGTCTATGCCGAGAACGGCATCCTGATGATCTCGCCTTCGGCCACCAATCCGAAGATCACCGAACGCGGCCTCTGGAACGTCTTCCGCACCTGCGGCCGCGACGACCAGCAGGGCGAGGTCGCGGCGGCCTACATCGCCAAGAACTTCAAGGACAAGAAGATCGCGGTCATCCACGACAAGACGACCTATGGCCAGGGCCTCGCCGACGAGACCCGCAAGGGCCTGACCAAGGCCGGCATCAAGGACGTGCTGTATGAAGGCGTGAACGCCGGCGAGAAGGACTTCTCGGCCCTGATCTCGAAGATCAAGGCGGTCGGCGCGGACTACATCTACTGGGGCGGCCTGCACACCGAAGGCGGCCTGATCGTGCGCCAGATGCGCGACCAGGGCGTCAAGGCGGTCATGATCTCCGGCGACGGCATCACCACCGACGAGTTCGCCACGATCGGCGGCCCCGGCGTCGAAGGCACGCTGATGACCTTCCCGCCGGACCCGCAGAAGCGCCCGGAGGCCGCCGCGGTGGTCCAGAAGTTCGCGGCCAAGAACTTCAAGCCCGAGGCCTACACCCTTTACAGCTACGCCGCCGTTCAGGTCATGGCCGAAGGCGCCAAGCGCGCGAACTCGCTCGATCCCAAGAAGGTCGCCGAGGCGCTCCGCGGCGGCGCGCCGGTCAAGACCGTCATCGGCGATCTCGCCTTCGACAAGAAGGGCGACATCACCCGCCCCGACTACACCATGTACACCTGGAAGAAGGGCGCCGACGGCAAGATCACCTATATCGAGAATTGA
- a CDS encoding RBBP9/YdeN family alpha/beta hydrolase, translating into MKTSDTDILIVPGWSGSGPDHWQSRWVAKLSTARVVEQEDWHTPSRLWAERIVAAVRAATRPVVLVGHSCGVSAIAHAAEHLHPGEVTGAFLVAPAAERAKRELPGMTPAFAAHRRETLPFRSVLIASSNDPYCTPEEARELAQAWGAEFVDAGESGHLNTDSGHGPWPDGLLRFAGFLRSLTAVPQKPIQS; encoded by the coding sequence ATGAAAACCTCCGACACCGACATCCTCATCGTTCCCGGCTGGTCCGGCTCGGGGCCCGATCACTGGCAGAGCCGCTGGGTCGCCAAGCTCTCGACCGCGCGGGTGGTCGAGCAGGAGGACTGGCACACGCCGTCGCGGCTCTGGGCGGAGCGCATCGTTGCGGCGGTGCGGGCGGCGACGCGGCCGGTCGTGCTGGTCGGGCATTCCTGCGGCGTCAGCGCGATCGCGCATGCGGCCGAGCATCTCCACCCCGGCGAGGTGACCGGGGCCTTTCTGGTAGCGCCCGCGGCCGAGCGCGCCAAGCGCGAGCTGCCGGGCATGACGCCGGCCTTCGCCGCGCACCGGCGCGAGACGCTGCCCTTCCGCAGCGTGCTGATCGCCAGCAGCAACGATCCCTACTGCACGCCGGAGGAGGCGCGCGAACTGGCGCAGGCCTGGGGCGCGGAGTTCGTCGACGCCGGCGAGAGCGGGCACCTCAACACCGACTCCGGGCATGGACCCTGGCCCGACGGCCTGCTGCGTTTCGCGGGCTTTCTCAGGAGCTTGACGGCGGTTCCGCAGAAACCGATTCAATCATAG
- a CDS encoding metallophosphoesterase family protein encodes MRIAVIADIHGNFDALEAVVEDLERTRPDLVVNLGDSLSGPLKPRETADLLMAKDWLTVRGNHDRYLIERPLDQLGASDRAAAEAMAPEHFDWLRSLPFSLRAAEDVMLFHATPGDDNTYLMEQVRGGRSEMRPSTEVAADLAGIEAGLVLCGHSHIARVMELPHGRCVFNPGSVGQPAYDDIAPEPHVMQAESPHARYGLAERGRAGWRFSCIALRYDWHAAAALARARGRADWAHALSTGLALKPH; translated from the coding sequence ATGCGGATTGCGGTCATCGCGGATATCCACGGCAACTTCGACGCGCTCGAAGCGGTGGTCGAGGACCTGGAGCGGACGCGGCCCGATCTCGTCGTCAATCTCGGCGACAGTTTGTCGGGCCCGCTGAAGCCGCGCGAGACGGCCGATCTGCTGATGGCGAAGGACTGGCTGACGGTCCGCGGCAATCACGATCGCTACCTGATCGAGCGGCCGCTCGACCAGCTCGGCGCATCGGACAGGGCGGCGGCCGAGGCGATGGCGCCAGAGCATTTCGACTGGCTGCGGTCGCTGCCGTTCTCCCTGCGGGCGGCCGAGGATGTGATGCTGTTCCATGCGACGCCGGGCGACGACAACACCTATCTGATGGAGCAGGTCCGGGGCGGGCGCTCAGAGATGCGTCCCTCCACGGAGGTGGCGGCCGATCTCGCCGGCATCGAAGCCGGGCTTGTCCTGTGCGGGCATTCGCATATCGCGCGTGTGATGGAGCTTCCCCATGGGAGGTGCGTCTTCAATCCCGGCAGCGTCGGCCAGCCGGCCTATGACGATATCGCCCCCGAGCCGCATGTCATGCAGGCCGAAAGCCCGCATGCGCGCTACGGCCTCGCGGAGCGCGGCCGCGCGGGCTGGCGGTTTTCCTGTATCGCCCTCCGCTACGACTGGCACGCTGCCGCTGCTCTCGCCCGCGCGCGCGGGCGAGCCGACTGGGCGCATGCCCTGTCGACCGGTCTCGCCCTGAAGCCGCACTGA